One stretch of Acidobacteriota bacterium DNA includes these proteins:
- a CDS encoding response regulator has product MMADHLPSLLAPVLVLALVSFLAFRLRFFSAGDVGGRYPFVFGSVCLLVASVWQAVTTLPGYAEWFVPSAYGVLTLARFGLTVIGLVLGTVALSLYADYWQTRRDDIEDREGKLSLLENLQHDARQPYQLLELLNISLKELLYHFPGGAGAMFLLNRVRRQFVLATESGLTKNEIAMLEHYPLGRNMFSQAVELGDPLIGGGFNFIGTDGQPIGSRFNSCLALPMVSGREKIGGVLLFSEENDFFGKTEIKYLTPVVEWLAEKIHAARLARETSVLQGELERRRTEQASLAARIASSARALVAPDAVDAYCRSVVQVAGSESVHLIGLQHGALTVYGGSEPLTDLTENYRTALLEAIDRAKPLIINQETTGDSGRPEVIQSSLIFPFSDEGGRDALLLRRASSAFAVDDEQLKLLDFFGRLGCAVLKQDSANRLSVTRRKGFEAVLQLLRVEAKAGSFENDPGFFMRHLAPVMPPFTAGVTLGRDEDGGLKVLDSHGVDGSLLSEFYVLPGEGDLGRAAAEGECLFAFGRKAIAAKLEAYEIHNRNALQRLMGERGLPSFMAACPVIRAVKVIGVVGMVVFDMEEAQRGEWERLLTLAVNLYSLRLTMAALQIQPEPAVTEAGEVEVSGLIVNQLNNHLSAVIGSAEWALQRPELSTQTREQLREIVAEAEKAAACIKQSLSSAPEQPSGAKAAGDAVSLDRTIKSVLGTSHISGNLYMAGGRAREIDLKLGSAAEFDFPSAAMRNLFESVLDRFGSIAEDDDVISVVTYREGEAVYLDVSRHRKNFPPVEPVAGFARYQPSGEALQARPSDVFLEHVAREACFYAVDRNSPAPAYLSFRFPVRSRLEPTGPEVADRSVRLLAIDDHSVILDLLSAMGQSLGYRVDTALRGQQGVRLAHENVYDVVLTDLAMPDMSGLEVARQIHARHPLTPIILVTGWEASLEREQLQSAGICEVLYKPFRIEQLTEIIQASVSGRA; this is encoded by the coding sequence ATGATGGCTGATCACCTGCCGTCCCTCCTGGCTCCCGTTCTGGTGCTCGCGCTCGTGTCGTTCCTGGCTTTCAGGCTCCGCTTCTTTTCCGCCGGGGACGTCGGCGGCCGGTATCCGTTTGTCTTCGGAAGCGTGTGTCTCCTGGTTGCCTCGGTGTGGCAGGCCGTCACGACGTTACCCGGGTATGCCGAATGGTTTGTACCCTCGGCGTACGGCGTGCTGACGCTTGCCCGGTTCGGGTTGACGGTAATCGGCCTGGTCCTGGGTACCGTCGCCCTGTCCCTGTACGCCGATTACTGGCAGACCAGGCGTGACGACATCGAGGACCGTGAAGGCAAGCTTTCCCTGCTTGAGAACCTTCAGCACGATGCCCGCCAGCCGTACCAGTTGCTCGAGCTTCTCAATATTTCTCTTAAGGAGCTTCTTTACCACTTTCCGGGGGGGGCCGGCGCGATGTTCCTGCTGAACCGCGTGCGGCGGCAGTTCGTGCTGGCCACGGAGTCGGGATTAACCAAGAATGAAATTGCGATGCTTGAGCACTACCCGCTCGGGCGCAATATGTTCAGTCAGGCCGTGGAGCTGGGTGACCCGCTCATCGGGGGAGGGTTTAATTTCATCGGTACCGACGGCCAGCCGATTGGGTCCCGGTTTAACTCCTGCCTGGCCTTACCGATGGTGTCCGGGAGGGAGAAAATCGGAGGCGTCCTTCTCTTTTCGGAAGAGAATGACTTCTTCGGAAAGACGGAGATCAAGTATCTCACGCCGGTGGTTGAATGGCTGGCGGAGAAGATTCACGCCGCTCGCCTGGCACGAGAGACGTCCGTGCTTCAGGGCGAGTTGGAGCGGCGTCGCACCGAACAGGCCTCACTGGCTGCTCGCATAGCCTCCTCGGCCCGGGCTCTCGTGGCTCCGGACGCGGTGGATGCCTATTGCCGCAGCGTTGTTCAGGTGGCCGGCTCCGAGTCGGTTCACCTCATCGGGCTGCAGCACGGCGCTCTGACCGTGTACGGGGGAAGCGAACCGCTGACGGATCTCACTGAGAATTACAGGACCGCCCTTCTGGAAGCCATTGACCGTGCCAAACCGCTGATCATCAATCAGGAAACGACCGGCGATTCCGGCCGGCCCGAAGTCATTCAGTCCAGTCTCATCTTCCCGTTCTCGGACGAGGGCGGCAGGGACGCCCTGCTGCTCAGGCGGGCAAGCTCCGCGTTCGCGGTCGACGACGAACAGCTGAAGCTGCTCGATTTCTTTGGCCGTCTCGGCTGCGCGGTTCTGAAGCAGGATAGCGCCAATCGGCTCAGCGTTACGCGCCGCAAGGGGTTTGAGGCCGTCTTGCAGTTGCTGAGAGTGGAGGCAAAGGCGGGTTCTTTCGAAAATGATCCGGGTTTCTTCATGCGCCATCTGGCACCCGTCATGCCGCCTTTCACTGCCGGTGTTACGCTTGGACGCGATGAGGACGGAGGCCTCAAGGTCCTGGACAGCCACGGCGTGGACGGATCCTTACTGTCCGAGTTCTACGTACTGCCGGGCGAGGGAGACCTTGGCCGTGCCGCCGCCGAGGGCGAGTGCCTTTTTGCCTTCGGACGAAAGGCGATAGCCGCGAAACTGGAGGCCTACGAGATCCATAACCGGAACGCGCTGCAACGGCTCATGGGCGAGCGCGGTCTGCCGTCGTTTATGGCCGCCTGCCCGGTGATACGTGCCGTGAAAGTAATCGGCGTCGTCGGGATGGTGGTTTTTGACATGGAGGAGGCCCAGCGCGGTGAATGGGAGCGTCTGCTGACGCTGGCGGTGAACCTGTACTCGCTCCGGCTGACCATGGCCGCTCTGCAAATTCAGCCCGAGCCCGCCGTTACGGAAGCGGGCGAGGTGGAGGTATCCGGTCTCATCGTCAATCAGTTGAACAACCACCTGTCTGCGGTTATAGGCAGCGCCGAATGGGCTTTGCAGAGGCCGGAGTTGTCAACGCAGACGCGTGAGCAACTCAGGGAGATCGTTGCCGAGGCGGAAAAAGCGGCTGCCTGCATCAAGCAGTCTCTGTCGAGCGCGCCCGAGCAGCCTTCCGGGGCGAAGGCGGCCGGTGATGCCGTCAGTCTGGACAGGACGATCAAGTCTGTCCTGGGTACAAGCCACATCTCGGGCAACCTGTACATGGCCGGCGGCCGTGCACGGGAGATTGACCTGAAACTCGGTTCGGCAGCCGAGTTTGATTTTCCGTCGGCGGCCATGAGGAACCTCTTTGAGAGTGTGCTGGATCGTTTTGGTTCTATCGCTGAGGACGACGACGTCATCTCGGTGGTGACGTATCGCGAGGGAGAGGCCGTGTACCTCGATGTATCCCGCCATCGCAAGAACTTTCCCCCGGTTGAGCCGGTCGCCGGATTTGCGCGCTATCAGCCCAGCGGAGAGGCCTTGCAGGCCCGACCCTCGGACGTGTTTCTTGAGCACGTTGCCCGGGAAGCCTGTTTCTACGCCGTGGATCGTAACAGCCCGGCTCCCGCCTATCTGTCCTTCCGGTTCCCCGTCAGGAGTCGGCTGGAGCCGACCGGGCCGGAGGTCGCGGACCGCTCGGTCAGGCTGCTGGCCATCGACGATCATTCCGTGATTCTTGATCTCTTATCAGCCATGGGGCAGTCGCTGGGCTATCGGGTGGATACCGCCCTGAGAGGTCAGCAGGGTGTACGGCTTGCCCATGAGAACGTCTACGACGTGGTGCTGACCGATTTAGCCATGCCCGATATGTCCGGCCTCGAGGTTGCCCGCCAGATTCACGCCCGGCATCCCCTGACCCCGATAATCCTGGTCACGGGCTGGGAAGCCAGCCTGGAGCGCGAGCAGCTGCAATCTGCCGGCATCTGTGAAGTCCTCTACAAACCCTTCAGGATCGAGCAGCTCACCGAGATCATCCAGGCGTCCGTCTCCGGCCGGGCCTGA
- a CDS encoding leucyl aminopeptidase, whose amino-acid sequence MKYIFGTDTLQNTAAQTVVCFVPRFEKISERTLRLIDGATEGAVATLLESEEFTGGVGEMVTLYRPAGFKAERLLLLGTGESRNRTPDTYRRAMGEASRAKSVTSSQSVAVHLGHVSNSAVYQAVIEGYLLGSYKLLEYKTDENLKNKTGPDQILFAVEEKKNFPKLKQAVGRGATIAEGQLLVRELALTPSNRLTPQVYADRVRQLCRKHQVSCRVLDEKAISAERMEALLAVARGSAEPPRFMVVEYKGGPAGQKPIVLVGKGVTFDAGGISLKPALNMHEMKQDMTGSAVVLAAVLTASRLRIPRNIVALMPATENMPSGTATRPGDIVKSRKGKTIEIINTDSEGRLILADALDYANKFSPQAVIDVATLTGAALIVLGYAGAPIMSNNRKLADQLRAAADATSERVWEMPIWDDHREQMKSTMADLVNSGGRPGSTLTAGAFLENFIGDWPWAHVDIASVDNEPKGKPYTPRGATGFGLRLLIELLSRWKKV is encoded by the coding sequence ATGAAATATATATTTGGTACTGATACGTTGCAAAACACGGCCGCGCAGACGGTCGTATGCTTCGTTCCACGTTTTGAGAAAATCTCGGAGCGGACTCTCAGGCTCATTGACGGGGCCACCGAGGGCGCCGTCGCGACCTTGCTCGAGTCAGAGGAGTTCACCGGCGGCGTGGGGGAGATGGTGACGCTGTACCGACCGGCCGGGTTCAAGGCGGAGCGCCTGCTTCTGCTCGGGACGGGCGAGAGCCGCAACCGTACGCCGGACACCTACAGGCGTGCTATGGGGGAAGCATCTCGCGCCAAAAGCGTGACCAGTTCGCAGTCGGTGGCCGTGCATCTCGGCCACGTGAGCAACAGCGCCGTTTATCAGGCGGTAATCGAAGGCTACCTGCTGGGTTCGTACAAGCTGCTGGAGTACAAGACTGACGAAAACCTGAAAAACAAAACCGGCCCGGACCAAATCCTGTTTGCAGTCGAAGAAAAGAAGAACTTCCCGAAGTTGAAACAGGCGGTTGGCAGAGGGGCGACTATAGCGGAAGGCCAACTGCTCGTCCGTGAGCTTGCCCTGACGCCGTCGAACCGCCTGACACCGCAAGTCTACGCCGACAGGGTGCGACAACTGTGCAGAAAGCACCAGGTAAGCTGTCGAGTGCTCGATGAGAAGGCCATAAGTGCCGAGAGAATGGAGGCCCTGCTGGCCGTGGCTAGGGGCTCCGCCGAGCCGCCGCGCTTCATGGTCGTTGAATACAAGGGAGGGCCAGCCGGACAGAAACCGATCGTGCTGGTAGGCAAGGGCGTGACGTTCGATGCCGGCGGCATATCGCTGAAGCCGGCGCTTAATATGCACGAGATGAAGCAGGATATGACCGGCTCGGCCGTTGTTCTGGCCGCGGTGCTTACTGCCTCCCGCCTTCGGATCCCGCGCAATATCGTCGCTCTAATGCCGGCTACTGAAAACATGCCCTCGGGCACCGCCACCAGGCCGGGCGATATCGTGAAATCGCGCAAGGGCAAAACCATCGAGATCATCAACACCGACTCTGAGGGCCGGCTGATCCTCGCCGACGCTCTCGATTACGCGAACAAGTTCAGTCCGCAGGCCGTGATCGATGTCGCTACCCTTACCGGGGCGGCGCTGATTGTCCTGGGCTACGCCGGCGCTCCGATAATGAGCAACAACAGGAAACTGGCCGACCAGCTCAGAGCGGCCGCCGATGCCACCTCCGAGCGGGTCTGGGAAATGCCCATCTGGGACGATCATCGGGAGCAGATGAAGTCGACCATGGCCGATCTGGTCAATTCCGGCGGTCGACCGGGCAGCACGCTCACGGCAGGGGCCTTCCTGGAGAATTTTATCGGCGACTGGCCCTGGGCGCACGTCGATATCGCGAGCGTGGATAACGAGCCCAAGGGCAAACCTTACACGCCCAGGGGAGCTACCGGGTTCGGTCTTCGTCTGCTGATCGAGCTTCTCTCACGGTGGAAAAAGGTCTGA
- a CDS encoding M1 family aminopeptidase: MLRTAIFLGLTLVFCIVLSSPIVVAQRLDSDSDTPLTPSQMHEVLGRQKAEALDRTRRVLSEAATAAAASTQTNYDVLRYDIYIRVDDTLEILHGAVGFVARATESAVSEVEVDLFSDMAVDSIVSLAGVLGYGRTGDVITVVLDRSYDIDEEFEFTIHYNGHPVEGGLQAFAFDWRAGRKVIASLSEPYFARSWWPCKDRMDDKADSFNIAIEVDTSFYVGSNGSLDSVVAASANTHTYYYTVHYPMATYLFSLAIHPYAVWSDIYVYNDDQDTMPVVHAVYPDLYSASLTSYDITPQAIGIFAEHYGEYPFVAEKYGHANFEWGGAMEHQTMTSMVGSSFGLSERVIVHELSHQWWGDMVTCESWADIWLNEGWASYSEALYYLELDGWEHYHAYMDSMAYWGSGTVYCDDTTNVWRIFNGGLSYDKGAWVVHMLRGVLGDSLFYEGLDAYYNSEYQYGALTTEKFKNLWEEATSQELDWFFDEWVFGQYYPQYRYQYAYRWDDMGIYAIYLWVSQVQTTQPQVFTMPVDFFIDYVSRPDDTLTFMVDQRGQLFRFYSPSTVANVILDPAGWILQKAYVQSWTMHVITFDADLSEGRQYVSYSDTVSVIGGSGNFTVTITAGALPDGLSIDNTGIITGAPTDTGSFTFTVDFDDNEESFRDDAQLTIHVTPTELVPGDVNFLDALVDVGDLTYLIVYLFIKGPEPPVLNQADVNTDCVIDIGDVTYLIAYLFIEGEDPLPGCVD, from the coding sequence TTGTTACGAACAGCCATCTTTCTCGGTCTCACGCTCGTGTTCTGCATCGTCCTGTCTTCTCCCATCGTCGTGGCACAGCGCCTGGACAGCGACAGCGATACACCGCTGACCCCGTCGCAAATGCATGAAGTCTTGGGTCGGCAGAAGGCGGAAGCGCTCGACCGGACACGACGCGTTCTAAGCGAAGCTGCGACTGCCGCTGCGGCCAGTACGCAAACCAACTATGACGTCCTCAGGTACGATATTTATATCCGCGTCGATGATACGCTGGAGATTCTCCACGGCGCCGTCGGCTTTGTCGCCAGGGCCACCGAGTCCGCCGTTTCCGAGGTCGAGGTGGATTTGTTCAGCGACATGGCGGTTGACTCGATTGTCTCGCTCGCGGGAGTTCTCGGCTACGGCCGGACCGGAGACGTAATTACGGTCGTGCTGGACCGCTCGTACGATATCGACGAGGAGTTTGAGTTCACCATACATTACAACGGGCATCCGGTGGAGGGCGGACTTCAGGCTTTCGCCTTCGACTGGCGGGCCGGTCGAAAAGTGATCGCGTCTCTGTCCGAGCCGTATTTTGCCCGATCGTGGTGGCCCTGCAAGGACCGGATGGATGACAAGGCCGATTCCTTTAACATTGCCATCGAGGTGGACACGTCGTTCTATGTGGGGTCCAACGGTTCCCTCGACTCGGTTGTCGCCGCGAGTGCCAACACGCACACGTATTACTATACTGTTCATTACCCCATGGCCACGTACCTCTTTTCGCTGGCCATTCACCCCTACGCCGTCTGGTCCGACATCTACGTGTACAACGACGACCAGGATACGATGCCCGTGGTGCACGCCGTCTATCCTGACCTGTATTCGGCGTCGCTGACTTCATATGACATCACGCCGCAGGCCATCGGGATTTTTGCGGAACATTACGGCGAATATCCGTTCGTGGCTGAGAAATACGGTCACGCCAATTTTGAGTGGGGCGGGGCCATGGAGCACCAGACCATGACGTCGATGGTCGGCTCGTCGTTCGGCCTCTCGGAGCGGGTCATAGTCCACGAACTGTCCCACCAATGGTGGGGGGACATGGTCACGTGCGAATCCTGGGCCGATATCTGGCTCAACGAAGGCTGGGCGTCGTACTCGGAGGCCCTGTACTACCTCGAATTGGACGGCTGGGAGCACTACCACGCTTACATGGACAGTATGGCCTACTGGGGAAGCGGGACGGTCTACTGTGACGACACGACCAACGTGTGGCGGATTTTCAACGGCGGACTCAGCTACGACAAGGGCGCCTGGGTGGTGCACATGCTCCGCGGTGTGCTCGGTGACTCACTCTTCTATGAAGGACTCGACGCCTACTACAACTCCGAGTACCAGTACGGCGCCCTGACCACGGAGAAATTCAAGAACCTCTGGGAGGAAGCGACTTCTCAGGAACTTGACTGGTTCTTCGACGAGTGGGTGTTCGGCCAGTACTACCCGCAGTACAGGTACCAGTACGCCTACCGCTGGGACGACATGGGCATATACGCCATCTACCTCTGGGTCTCCCAGGTCCAGACGACCCAGCCCCAGGTATTCACGATGCCCGTCGATTTCTTCATCGACTACGTCTCGAGACCCGATGACACTTTGACGTTCATGGTCGACCAGAGGGGACAGCTGTTCCGGTTCTACTCGCCGAGTACGGTAGCTAATGTCATCCTGGACCCGGCCGGCTGGATTCTCCAGAAAGCCTACGTACAGTCCTGGACGATGCATGTCATAACCTTCGACGCCGATCTCTCTGAAGGCCGGCAGTACGTCTCGTATAGCGATACTGTTTCCGTGATTGGCGGCTCAGGCAACTTCACGGTGACGATAACGGCCGGGGCGCTGCCCGACGGTCTCAGTATCGACAATACCGGCATTATCACCGGGGCGCCGACCGACACGGGCAGCTTCACGTTTACGGTTGACTTTGACGACAATGAGGAGTCCTTCAGGGACGACGCCCAGTTAACGATTCACGTGACGCCCACGGAACTGGTGCCCGGAGACGTCAATTTCCTTGACGCCCTTGTCGACGTCGGAGACCTCACATACCTGATCGTCTACCTGTTCATCAAGGGTCCGGAACCTCCGGTCCTGAACCAGGCCGATGTCAACACCGACTGCGTGATCGATATTGGTGACGTCACGTACCTGATTGCCTACCTGTTCATCGAGGGTGAAGACCCGCTGCCGGGGTGCGTCGATTAG
- the aroC gene encoding chorismate synthase — protein sequence MLRYLTAGESHGPQLTAVIDGLPAGLTVSIDKINHQLARRQTGYGRGGRMDIERDQARILSGVRGGLTLGGPITLVIANRDWENWSRIMDPLQPVPDELDSGERRPAGETSRPRPGHADLPGGIKWNHHDLRNVLERASARETAARVAIGSLARQLLEQFDIRFASHVVAIGGASVAKQYDVTDLDQITELAEASKVRCIDKAAESAMVAEIDAAAKDGDSVGGVVELIVRGIPVGLGGMSQWDQRLDGRLAGTLMSIPSVKAVEIGLGFEASGRRGSQVHDPIYYDARSYPTRKGFHRTSNHAGGLEGGITNGEDVVVRIAAKPISTLNRPLDSVDVKSKDPVQAMVERADHCVVPALAVIAEAAAALVLADAFLEKFGSDNLAETRRNYDSFLAAEY from the coding sequence ATGCTCAGATATCTCACTGCCGGAGAATCTCACGGCCCGCAGCTTACGGCGGTTATCGACGGTCTGCCGGCCGGCCTTACAGTCAGCATAGATAAAATCAACCACCAGCTTGCCCGCCGCCAGACGGGATACGGGCGCGGCGGCCGCATGGACATCGAACGGGACCAGGCACGCATCCTCTCAGGCGTAAGGGGCGGCCTGACGCTGGGAGGGCCGATTACTCTCGTTATCGCTAATCGCGATTGGGAGAACTGGAGCCGAATCATGGATCCGCTTCAGCCGGTTCCGGATGAGCTCGATTCAGGGGAGCGCCGCCCTGCCGGCGAAACCAGCCGTCCCCGGCCCGGTCATGCTGATCTGCCCGGCGGCATAAAGTGGAACCACCATGACCTTCGCAACGTCCTCGAGCGCGCTTCGGCCCGGGAAACGGCCGCCCGGGTCGCCATAGGCTCGCTGGCCCGCCAACTCTTGGAACAATTCGACATTCGGTTTGCCTCGCACGTGGTTGCTATCGGCGGGGCGTCTGTGGCTAAACAGTACGATGTTACCGACCTCGATCAGATAACGGAACTTGCCGAGGCCTCGAAGGTCCGCTGTATTGATAAAGCCGCTGAATCGGCCATGGTAGCCGAGATCGATGCCGCCGCGAAGGACGGGGATTCAGTCGGGGGCGTCGTGGAATTGATTGTGCGGGGCATCCCCGTCGGGCTGGGCGGCATGTCCCAATGGGACCAGCGTCTGGACGGACGGCTGGCCGGAACGCTGATGTCCATACCTTCCGTCAAGGCGGTTGAAATCGGACTTGGTTTCGAGGCTTCCGGGCGGCGCGGCTCGCAGGTTCATGACCCCATCTACTACGACGCCCGTTCTTATCCGACGCGAAAGGGTTTTCATCGCACGTCGAACCATGCCGGGGGTCTGGAAGGCGGCATAACAAACGGGGAGGACGTCGTCGTCCGGATCGCCGCCAAACCGATTTCCACGCTGAATCGTCCGCTGGACTCGGTGGACGTCAAAAGCAAGGATCCGGTTCAGGCTATGGTCGAGCGAGCCGACCATTGCGTCGTTCCGGCGCTGGCCGTGATCGCTGAAGCGGCAGCAGCACTTGTCCTGGCTGATGCCTTCCTCGAGAAGTTCGGCTCGGACAACCTCGCGGAAACACGCCGGAACTACGATTCGTTTCTCGCTGCTGAATACTGA
- the miaB gene encoding tRNA (N6-isopentenyl adenosine(37)-C2)-methylthiotransferase MiaB, with amino-acid sequence MSEQKKPRTFHISTYGCQMNLADSSTLAAALAARGYRRVPREDDADLIILNTCSVRQKAEERVFGRLAELQGLKTGNGNRKIAVVGCMAQRLGAALIEKLPHVDYVLGTDREFELPDVIEGVEGTSRVMTAFGHENMDVIEPVKETPYSGFVTISRGCDNHCSYCIVPYVRGEERAHGADYITSAVREMVDEGVVEVTLLGQNVNSYRYGHLDFSGLLRRVLGETGIERLRFMTSHPRDLSPELVDVMADEPRLMPHVHLPLQSGNDRILEKMGRRYSVARYREIIEYIRAKLDYAAITTDLIVGFPTESDDEYEDTLAAVREFQFDTAFMFRYSPRPGTEASGFPDDVAEPVKISRLNRLIALQQAMSRQVNQREIGRVRHSLVEGYSRRSRDYLRARTEGNKTVLFKTVAVPEGTVLPVRITAADAFTLHGEIVERQ; translated from the coding sequence ATGAGCGAACAGAAGAAGCCCAGGACGTTCCACATATCTACTTATGGCTGCCAGATGAATCTGGCGGATTCCTCGACGCTTGCCGCTGCCCTGGCCGCACGAGGATACAGGCGCGTGCCGCGAGAGGATGACGCCGACCTGATTATCCTTAACACCTGCTCGGTAAGACAGAAGGCCGAGGAGCGCGTGTTCGGCCGGCTGGCCGAATTGCAGGGGCTCAAGACCGGAAACGGAAACAGGAAGATCGCCGTGGTGGGCTGCATGGCCCAGCGGCTGGGTGCGGCGTTGATCGAAAAGCTCCCGCACGTTGACTACGTTCTCGGCACCGACCGCGAGTTTGAACTTCCCGACGTCATCGAGGGCGTCGAAGGGACCTCGCGGGTTATGACGGCCTTCGGCCATGAGAACATGGACGTCATCGAGCCGGTAAAGGAAACGCCGTACTCCGGGTTCGTCACCATTTCCCGAGGCTGTGACAATCACTGCAGCTACTGCATCGTCCCGTACGTGCGGGGGGAGGAGCGCGCGCACGGCGCTGACTACATCACCAGCGCCGTCAGAGAGATGGTCGACGAGGGCGTCGTTGAGGTCACTCTGCTGGGCCAGAACGTCAACAGCTACCGGTACGGCCACCTGGACTTCTCCGGACTGCTCCGGCGGGTACTCGGCGAGACCGGCATCGAGCGTCTGCGCTTCATGACGTCGCACCCCAGGGACCTGTCGCCGGAACTGGTCGACGTCATGGCCGACGAGCCGAGACTCATGCCCCACGTTCACCTGCCGCTGCAGTCAGGCAACGACCGGATACTCGAGAAAATGGGCCGGCGGTATTCAGTCGCGCGTTACCGGGAAATCATAGAGTATATCCGGGCAAAGCTGGACTACGCGGCCATAACGACCGACCTCATCGTCGGTTTCCCGACGGAGTCCGATGACGAGTACGAGGATACACTGGCCGCCGTCCGGGAGTTTCAGTTCGACACCGCTTTCATGTTCCGATATTCGCCGCGACCCGGTACGGAGGCGTCGGGCTTTCCTGACGACGTGGCGGAACCGGTCAAAATCAGCCGGTTGAACCGGCTGATCGCCCTGCAGCAGGCTATGTCGCGCCAGGTCAACCAGCGAGAGATCGGCCGGGTCCGGCATTCTCTGGTGGAGGGATACTCGCGACGAAGCCGTGACTATCTGCGGGCCCGCACCGAAGGGAATAAGACGGTGCTCTTCAAAACAGTCGCCGTGCCGGAGGGAACCGTCCTGCCCGTTCGTATAACGGCGGCGGATGCTTTCACGCTGCACGGCGAAATCGTGGAGCGGCAATGA
- a CDS encoding HDOD domain-containing protein, with translation MTNLSIVEHIRTSGDLLSLPQALSELLREMERPEFSSETLANIILKDPWLTGRILKLANSSFYHRFSEITTVHQAVQLLGVTTVKCLALSSSVFNPGKIEKESGVDARAYFSRILTVAAASEKIAERTGYKAPEEAFIAGLLHDIGTMFFLHHYPDKYRLVVSRQTKARSLLDAEIEIFGINHCDVGFHLATKWGLPEHLVNAILDHHTPGRLDEEPLKNVLRLASLLSTDNVNGYGEDIEDRITRVKQVAGCLSLSQEDVDAISISLLSWTVSVAEYLGVDIGSIEGMLTRANQEIWQTYLMVENLFKERQELSQKLLKEEREKGAMESKNIAMATLSHYLNNAAMAIYGRSQLLRMQATKGDVDQLLEQLQASLNVVDRSVHRIVAVLAEIREISPIDQIEFLNTSQALNIDDRIEKRLVKMRNESDLVLPEEAGFLSD, from the coding sequence ATGACCAATCTTTCTATCGTCGAGCATATCCGGACCTCCGGCGATCTGCTGTCTTTGCCACAGGCCCTCTCGGAACTCCTCAGAGAGATGGAGCGGCCGGAGTTTTCATCGGAGACCCTGGCCAACATCATCCTGAAGGACCCGTGGCTGACCGGGCGCATTCTGAAACTGGCCAACTCGTCCTTCTACCACAGGTTCTCCGAAATTACGACGGTTCATCAGGCGGTTCAGCTTCTGGGCGTAACGACCGTCAAATGTCTCGCCCTGTCATCTTCCGTCTTCAACCCGGGCAAGATCGAGAAAGAGTCGGGCGTCGACGCCAGAGCCTATTTCTCGAGGATATTGACGGTTGCGGCGGCCTCCGAGAAGATCGCGGAGAGGACCGGCTACAAGGCTCCCGAAGAGGCCTTCATAGCCGGGCTGCTTCACGACATCGGCACCATGTTTTTCCTGCACCACTATCCCGATAAGTACCGGCTGGTGGTCTCAAGGCAGACGAAGGCCCGCAGCCTTCTGGACGCCGAGATCGAGATTTTTGGAATAAACCATTGTGACGTCGGGTTTCATCTGGCGACAAAGTGGGGTCTGCCGGAGCACCTCGTCAACGCCATCCTGGATCACCACACGCCGGGCAGGTTGGATGAGGAACCGCTCAAGAATGTCCTCCGGCTGGCTTCGCTGCTGTCGACGGACAATGTGAACGGCTACGGCGAGGATATTGAGGATCGGATCACCAGGGTCAAGCAGGTGGCCGGTTGCCTCTCGCTTTCGCAGGAAGACGTCGATGCCATTTCGATATCGCTGCTTTCCTGGACGGTCAGTGTGGCCGAATATCTCGGCGTTGACATCGGCAGCATCGAAGGCATGCTCACGCGGGCTAACCAGGAGATCTGGCAGACTTACCTGATGGTCGAGAATCTCTTCAAGGAGCGCCAGGAGTTGAGCCAGAAGCTGCTTAAGGAGGAGCGCGAGAAGGGTGCCATGGAGTCAAAGAACATCGCCATGGCCACGCTGTCGCACTATCTGAACAACGCCGCCATGGCCATTTACGGTCGGTCTCAGCTTTTGCGGATGCAGGCGACAAAGGGAGATGTCGACCAGCTTCTGGAGCAGCTCCAGGCATCGCTCAACGTAGTCGACCGTTCCGTCCACAGGATTGTGGCCGTCCTGGCGGAGATCCGAGAGATTTCACCCATCGACCAGATCGAGTTCCTCAACACCTCACAGGCTCTGAACATAGACGACCGAATCGAGAAGCGCCTGGTCAAAATGCGGAACGAATCCGACCTGGTGCTTCCCGAGGAGGCGGGATTTCTCTCCGACTGA